One part of the Dioscorea cayenensis subsp. rotundata cultivar TDr96_F1 chromosome 2, TDr96_F1_v2_PseudoChromosome.rev07_lg8_w22 25.fasta, whole genome shotgun sequence genome encodes these proteins:
- the LOC120278750 gene encoding probable prolyl 4-hydroxylase 3: MAKASWRSSDRWLWCILVSAVLLTLLMTFFLLFAFNFDQDDVSELIHNEKVDGIGERGEQWMEVISWEPRIFIYRNLLSNEECEYLIKLSLPRMQQSTVIDKNTGGNISSRQRTSSGMFLKRGHDSIIQAIEKRIADFTFMPIEHGEGLQILHYEVGQKYDPHYDHFHNADRIADRIATVLMYLSDVEEGGETVFPLAKNTMNSVSRSSNLSECGKMGLSVKPKKGDALLFWSLKPDGSLDTTSLHGGCPVLKGYKWSSTKWLRVNKYYHL, from the exons ATGGCGAAGGCTTCCTGGCGGTCCTCGGATCGGTGGCTCTGGTGCATACTCGTCTCCGCTGTTCTTCTCACTCTCTTGATGACTTTCTTCTTGCTTTTCGCTTTCAATTTCGATCAGGATGATGTTTCCGAATTGATTCACAATGAAAA GGTTGATGGGATTGGGGAGAGAGGGGAGCAGTGGATGGAGGTGATCTCGTGGGAGCCTAGAATCTTCATCTACCGCAATTTACTG TCCAATGAAGAatgtgaatacttgattaaacTTTCTTTGCCACGTATGCAACAGTCCACAGTTATTGACAAAAATACTGGTGGGAACATAAGCAGCCG GCAACGCACAAGCTCAGGAATGTTTCTCAAACGCGGACATGATAGCATCATTCAAGCAATTGAGAAAAGAATTGCAGATTTCACATTTATGCCAATAG AGCATGGGGAGGGACTTCAGATTCTCCATTATGAAGTTGGACAGAAATATGACCCACATTATGACCATTTCCACAACGCTGACAGAATAGCTGACAGAATAGCTACTGTTCTAATGTATCT TTCagatgttgaagaaggaggTGAGACAGTGTTCCCTCTCGCCAAGAATACCATGAATTCAGTCTCAAGGTCCAGCAATCTGTCTGAGTGTGGAAAAATGGGCCTTTCTGTGAAACCTAAGAAGGGAGATGCACTTCTCTTCTGGAGCTTGAAGCCTGATGGCTCTTTAGATACTACAAGCTTGCATG GTGGATGCCCTGTGTTAAAAGGGTACAAGTGGTCATCAACAAAGTGGCTGCGAGTAaacaaatattatcatttataa